In one window of Cydia fagiglandana chromosome 1, ilCydFagi1.1, whole genome shotgun sequence DNA:
- the LOC134675395 gene encoding uncharacterized protein LOC134675395: MESGKMERWLVLVVLLMEYFSEGSGQCRNGQELSFARWSGASPDQAAPVFVYAASGEEESLAGACLARCRELPVCDGVVVAYSRGHCHGVAEQTEEVLRPDNDVAYFKKICAILPDGCTERWWAVEATPGYHLHSESNIKVVLNTTARECYALVLGTGGDQLYRSAQWVSPEGALDADAVKASDSALGNCILNAEDKFTEPESYRVANYYTFYVENQCRHDYPKKIDRCSYEEYYNQTLKHVEFTYKNFTKDECKSACESETRFVCRGFTWLPREGEAGRRGEAGGPGARGLCDLHSEDLVSTGSWLLRRTAQAVYYRRVICLNISVDCSDDSLIVTYRPRGQFRGRVYVPGRGERCGARGVGGAVRLKLPLYGDCDVNFAHAISHTPSGVVNRTMAYVMVMIQNNPIIQTAGDRWVRVGCSPGEHAATVPKHVNAAVAVKDTGRPSEPSSGAPLPASASTVYSGGAPVSMYVVRVAQDAPPAAAVSLGEPLELRIESTEEAEIEAYHLVASSRLGDSSVLLLDSRGCPTGQVDFPAFTRSVSGGTQRLSARFKAFRFPTSHVVRFSLMVRFCDKTCDPVNCIQPSARQARMTNDTFSWFDGDGGGVPASVSPARRAGGAWRAGVVAQGGAAPCPPAGAGRMPLELEMVVGSGDVVSADTMVRADHRSNLPEESRELDNGLVCVHELLLVALALAWLAVQVLLLLGCCVLVKRYRKLAEMNMQKDYQAFDNVGFDSMSTHRRVHWPDQNIDVLQ, translated from the exons ATGGAGTCTGGCAAGATGGAGCGCTGGCTTGTGCTTGTGGTTCTGCTCATGGAATACTTTAGTG AGGGCAGTGGGCAGTGCCGCAACGGGCAGGAGCTGAGCTTCGCGCGCTGGTCGGGCGCGAGCCCGGATCAGGCTGCGCCGGTCTTCGTGTACGCGGCAAGCGGCGAAGAAGAG TCGCTGGCAGGAGCGTGCCTGGCGCGCTGCCGCGAGCTGCCAGTGTGTGATGGCGTCGTGGTCGCCTATTCACGGGGGCACTGTCACGGCGTCGCTGAGCAAACAGAAGAAGTACTCCGACCGGACAACGATGTGGCTTACTTCAAGAAGATATGTGCTATAT TGCCCGATGGATGCACGGAGCGGTGGTGGGCCGTGGAGGCCACGCCGGGGTACCACCTACATTCCGAGAGCAATATAAAGGTGGTCTTGAACACCACGGCGCGGGAATGCTACGCGCTCGTCCTGGGCACAGGGGGAGATCAGCTCTACAG GTCGGCGCAATGGGTAAGCCCCGAAGGCGCCCTGGACGCCGACGCCGTTAAAGCCTCCGACTCGGCGCTGGGCAACTGCATCCTCAACGCCGAAGATAAGTTCACCGAGCCGGAGTCCTACAGGGTTGCCAACTATTACACGTTCTACGTGGAGAACCAGTGCAGGCACGATT ATCCAAAGAAGATAGACCGATGTTCCTACGAAGAATATTACAACCAAACGCTGAAACACGTCGAGTTTACTTATAAAAACTTCACCAAAGATGAG TGCAAGAGCGCTTGCGAGTCTGAAACGCGCTTTGTATGCCGTGGGTTTACGTGGCTGCCTCGTGAGGGCGAGGCCGGCAGGCGCGGCGAGGCTGGCGGTCCCGGCGCCCGAGGCCTCTGCGACCTGCACTCCGAGGATCTGGTGTCCACCGGCTCGTGGCTGCTTCGCCGCACAGCACAGGCCGTGTATTATCGCCGTGTCATCTGCCTTAATA TAAGCGTGGACTGCTCAGACGACTCGCTGATAGTGACGTACCGCCCGCGCGGCCAGTTCCGCGGCCGGGTCTACGTGCCGGGTCGCGGCGAGCgctgcggcgcgcgcggcgtTGGTGGCGCCGTCCGGCTCAAGTTACCACTGTATGGCGATTGCGATGTCAACTTCGCGCATGCCATATCGCATACGCCTAGTGGAGTCGTTAATAG AACGATGGCCTACGTAATGGTTATGATCCAAaacaatccaataatccaaacgGCGGGTGACCGATGGGTGCGAGTGGGCTGCTCGCCGGGCGAGCACGCCGCCACCGTACCGAAACATGTCAACGCCGCCGTCGCTGTGAAAGATACCGG GCGTCCATCCGAGCCGAGTAGTGGTGCACCGTTGCCGGCGTCGGCGAGCACGGTGTACAGCGGCGGCGCGCCCGTCTCCATGTACGTCGTCCGCGTAGCGCAGgacgcgccgcccgccgccgccgtctCGCTGGGCGAGCCATTAGAGCTGCGCATCGAGTCCACAG AGGAAGCTGAGATCGAAGCTTACCACTTGGTGGCCTCGTCGCGACTCGGGGACAGCTCCGTCCTGTTGCTTGACAGCAGAGGGTGTCCCACCGGACAG GTGGACTTCCCCGCGTTCACACGCAGCGTGTCGGGTGGCACGCAGCGTCTGTCGGCGCGATTCAAGGCATTCCGCTTCCCCACATCACACGTCGTTCGATTCTCTCTGATGGTGCGGTTTTGTGATAAAACTTGCGACCCG GTGAATTGCATCCAGCCTTCAGCCCGCCAAGCCCGCATGACCAACGACACGTTCTCTTGGTTCgacggcgacggcggcggcgtgcCGGCGTCGGTGTCTCcggcgcggcgcgcgggcggcgcgtggCGCGCGGGCGTGGTGGCGcagggcggcgcggcgccgtgCCCGCCCGCCGGCGCCGGCCGCATGCCGCTCGAGCTGGAGATGGTAGTCGGTTCTGGGGATGTGGTGTCCGCAGACACCATGGTCCGAGCTGACCATCGGTCTAATTTAC CGGAGGAGTCGCGCGAGTTGGATAACGGGCTAGTGTGCGTGCATGAGCTGCTGCTGGTGGCGCTGGCGCTGGCCTGGCTGGCCGTGCAGGTGTTGCTGCTGCTGGGGTGCTGCGTCCTCGTCAAGCG GTACCGCAAGCTGGCCGAGATGAACATGCAGAAGGACTACCAGGCCTTCGACAACGTCGGCTTCGATTCCATGTCGACGCACCGTCGGGTCCATTGGCCCGACCAGAACATTGACGTGCTGCAATAA